The Thiorhodovibrio litoralis genome includes a window with the following:
- a CDS encoding sulfotransferase family protein: MTTAKPLDFVIIGAQKSGTTSLFRYLEKHPELFLPPEKELPFFSRDDLFSAGWPALVAEHFGGAQSYQLWGTASPQYLADPRVAKRLAEANPNMRLIALLRNPIDRAFSHFTMSLRRGMETRDFAQAASELLNPEALARDRDAIPPDYAEGYAQANEEVTRYYFVWSEYARALERFLSEFPREQLLILFMEDMQREPQASIDAVLEFLGLPADYQPPNLGKVYHKGGGRQLIPNAWREALKRNGVFRAVWDRVPPRTRGIINYWYDQLNVRKGKGAGIVAPTPETRQRLAEHFAPDVRQVEELAGKPAPWADFAQ, translated from the coding sequence ATGACCACCGCAAAGCCGCTTGATTTCGTCATCATCGGTGCGCAGAAGTCCGGCACCACCTCGCTGTTTCGCTATCTGGAAAAGCACCCGGAGCTGTTCCTGCCGCCGGAGAAGGAGCTGCCGTTTTTTAGTCGCGATGACCTGTTCAGTGCCGGCTGGCCGGCCCTGGTGGCAGAGCATTTCGGCGGTGCGCAATCCTATCAGCTGTGGGGGACCGCGAGTCCGCAGTATCTGGCCGACCCGCGCGTAGCCAAGCGTTTGGCCGAGGCCAACCCGAACATGCGCCTGATCGCGCTGCTGCGCAATCCGATTGATCGCGCCTTCTCGCATTTCACCATGTCGCTGCGCCGGGGGATGGAGACGCGCGATTTCGCCCAGGCCGCGAGCGAATTGCTCAACCCCGAGGCCCTGGCGCGCGACCGCGACGCCATCCCGCCCGATTATGCCGAGGGCTACGCGCAGGCCAATGAGGAGGTGACACGCTATTATTTTGTCTGGAGCGAGTATGCCCGGGCGCTGGAGCGCTTTCTGAGCGAATTCCCGCGCGAGCAGTTGCTGATCCTTTTCATGGAGGACATGCAGCGCGAGCCCCAGGCGAGCATCGACGCGGTGCTGGAATTTCTCGGACTGCCAGCGGATTATCAGCCGCCAAATCTCGGCAAGGTGTATCACAAGGGCGGCGGGCGTCAGCTCATCCCCAATGCCTGGCGCGAGGCGCTCAAGCGCAACGGCGTCTTTCGCGCGGTCTGGGACCGGGTGCCGCCACGCACTCGCGGCATCATCAACTATTGGTACGATCAGCTCAATGTGCGCAAGGGCAAGGGGGCCGGGATCGTCGCGCCCACACCGGAGACGCGCCAGCGGCTGGCGGAGCATTTCGCCCCCGATGTGCGCCAGGTCGAGGAACTCGCCGGCAAGCCGGCGCCTTGGGCCGATTTCGCGCAATGA
- a CDS encoding WecB/TagA/CpsF family glycosyltransferase, with protein sequence MNQNNQPSGQVTLILGIPVDDLTPELVVERTLALIAAYRRDGRARQIVTVNVDFLTNALGWTPWSAPRHPELLEILRRADLVTADGMPVVWLARLLGTPLRGRVTGADLVPALAAALARSGQSLYLLGGRGEVGQQAADKLVAEHPDLRIAGVHSPFVQTEGEAMLLSDEEDAEIVARINAVEPDVLLIGFGNPKQEIWFHRNRHRLKAGVSIGIGGTFEFIVGRVARAPVWMQRTGLEWIWRISQDPKRLWKRYAVGFAKLGVMTVPLVAHYHLQRRLQGLRQRWRKSRTDQASADRANPDLTNQTRAPAPQQDATLAADAAAASRRRMLLLPEVADAAWVKTQQPQADTPDQAELVVDFTQVRFLDSSALGYLARLWKSRQNAGAPVRAEGLERTPAASLLKMTRTWDLFKQGIATVADADQPVANQDPQASKIPGIADWQFSLAESPDIAIAMPGNRLDADRARRLDLDALAAQLGNRHLLLDLSDLAFIDSTGLGALFRLQRKLQGHDRRLLLCAPQPAVRQLLDITRLTALFELAANREQALRRLETA encoded by the coding sequence ATGAATCAGAACAACCAGCCATCGGGCCAGGTCACACTCATCCTCGGGATTCCGGTCGATGATCTGACCCCGGAGCTGGTGGTCGAGCGTACCCTGGCCTTGATTGCAGCCTATCGCCGGGATGGTCGGGCGCGCCAGATCGTCACCGTCAATGTGGATTTTCTGACCAATGCCCTCGGCTGGACGCCCTGGTCGGCGCCGCGCCACCCGGAGCTGCTGGAGATTCTGCGCCGCGCCGATCTGGTCACCGCCGACGGCATGCCGGTGGTGTGGCTCGCGCGGCTGCTGGGTACCCCGCTGCGCGGTCGCGTCACCGGGGCCGATCTGGTCCCGGCGCTGGCCGCCGCGCTGGCGCGGAGCGGGCAATCGCTCTACCTGCTTGGCGGACGTGGCGAGGTCGGGCAGCAGGCGGCGGATAAACTGGTGGCGGAGCATCCCGATCTGCGCATCGCCGGCGTGCATTCGCCCTTCGTGCAGACCGAGGGCGAGGCCATGCTGCTGTCGGATGAGGAAGACGCCGAGATCGTCGCGCGCATCAATGCCGTCGAGCCGGATGTGCTGCTGATCGGCTTCGGCAACCCCAAGCAGGAGATCTGGTTTCACCGCAATCGCCACCGGCTCAAGGCCGGGGTCAGCATCGGCATCGGCGGCACCTTTGAGTTCATCGTCGGGCGGGTGGCGCGCGCGCCCGTGTGGATGCAGCGCACCGGTCTGGAGTGGATCTGGCGCATCAGCCAGGACCCGAAACGCCTGTGGAAGCGCTATGCCGTTGGCTTCGCCAAGCTGGGCGTGATGACCGTGCCGCTGGTGGCGCATTATCACCTGCAACGCCGGCTTCAGGGCCTGCGTCAAAGATGGCGAAAATCCCGGACTGACCAGGCAAGTGCTGACCGCGCGAACCCTGATCTGACGAACCAGACGCGGGCACCAGCGCCGCAACAGGACGCCACCCTCGCGGCCGATGCCGCTGCCGCATCCCGACGCCGAATGCTGCTTTTGCCCGAGGTCGCCGATGCCGCCTGGGTCAAGACCCAACAGCCTCAAGCCGACACCCCGGATCAGGCCGAGCTGGTGGTGGATTTCACTCAGGTCCGCTTTCTGGATTCGAGCGCGCTCGGTTATCTCGCCCGCCTGTGGAAGTCGCGCCAGAATGCCGGTGCACCCGTTCGCGCCGAGGGACTCGAACGGACCCCGGCGGCCAGTCTGCTGAAAATGACCCGAACCTGGGATCTGTTCAAACAGGGCATTGCCACCGTGGCGGACGCGGACCAGCCCGTGGCGAACCAAGATCCGCAAGCCTCCAAAATCCCCGGCATCGCCGACTGGCAGTTCTCCCTGGCCGAGTCTCCAGATATCGCCATTGCCATGCCCGGCAACCGACTGGACGCGGACCGGGCCCGACGCCTGGACCTGGATGCCTTGGCCGCGCAACTCGGCAACCGGCATCTGCTGCTCGACCTCAGCGACCTGGCCTTTATTGACAGCACCGGGCTTGGCGCCCTGTTCCGCCTGCAACGCAAGCTCCAAGGGCATGACCGTCGGCTGCTCCTGTGCGCGCCACAACCAGCGGTGCGTCAGTTGCTGGATATTACCCGCCTGACCGCCTTGTTCGAGCTGGCTGCGAACCGCGAACAGGCGCTGCGCCGCTTGGAGACGGCCTGA
- a CDS encoding PP2C family protein-serine/threonine phosphatase: MRTPMRILVVDDDAWMRQALVAMLNAWDYEPLEAADGEEAWAMLRQNPVSLVLCDWMMPKLDGVELCRRLRAADWPHYIYVILLTGKDQTADLIAAFEAGADDFHTKPVKAGELRVRIRAARRVLDLERALVARNGELQGMNRALAASQERIQRDLQAAAEIQRDLLPHSAALGLPVRLAWSLMPADELAGDSFNVFAFDERYLGFYVIDVSGHGVPAAMLSVHLARTLAPEPRPDSLVRRPEAPAQKSPGRLRFGRGTNVSDAPLYRAPVEVLTRLNQSLLDDDRGSLYFTMIYGILDTVTGQGELCQAGHPYPLICRADGQVEQLGEGGFPVGLLPDAEYDAVAFSLAPGERLLLYSDGATECFDAEQVAFGDDRLRAALAAGCEQPLERMVSGIEQALRDWQCQDASTQAAGFGDDVSLLAIERA, translated from the coding sequence ATGAGAACCCCGATGCGGATTCTGGTCGTTGATGACGATGCCTGGATGCGCCAGGCGCTGGTGGCCATGCTCAACGCCTGGGACTATGAGCCTCTGGAGGCCGCTGATGGCGAAGAGGCCTGGGCGATGCTGCGGCAGAATCCGGTCAGTCTGGTGCTGTGCGACTGGATGATGCCCAAGCTCGATGGCGTTGAGCTGTGCCGGCGGCTGCGCGCCGCCGACTGGCCGCACTACATCTATGTGATTTTGCTGACCGGCAAGGATCAAACCGCCGATCTGATCGCCGCCTTCGAAGCCGGCGCTGATGATTTTCACACCAAACCGGTCAAGGCCGGCGAGCTGCGGGTGCGCATTCGCGCCGCGCGGCGCGTGCTCGACCTGGAGCGCGCCCTGGTCGCGCGCAACGGCGAACTCCAAGGCATGAACCGGGCGCTCGCTGCCAGTCAGGAGCGCATCCAGCGTGACCTGCAAGCGGCGGCGGAAATTCAGCGCGATTTGCTGCCACACTCAGCCGCGCTCGGTCTCCCGGTGCGTCTGGCTTGGTCGCTGATGCCCGCCGATGAACTGGCCGGTGACAGTTTCAATGTCTTTGCCTTCGACGAGCGCTATCTGGGCTTCTACGTCATCGACGTGTCCGGCCACGGCGTACCGGCCGCCATGCTCTCGGTGCATCTCGCGCGCACCCTGGCCCCGGAGCCCCGTCCGGACAGCCTGGTGCGTCGCCCGGAGGCACCCGCGCAAAAATCGCCCGGGCGCCTGCGCTTTGGTCGCGGAACAAACGTGAGTGACGCGCCGCTCTATCGCGCGCCGGTGGAGGTGCTGACGCGGCTTAATCAGAGCCTGCTCGATGATGATCGCGGCAGTCTCTATTTCACGATGATTTATGGCATCCTCGACACCGTTACTGGCCAAGGCGAGCTGTGCCAGGCCGGGCACCCCTATCCGTTGATCTGCCGCGCCGATGGCCAGGTGGAACAGCTGGGCGAAGGCGGTTTCCCGGTCGGCCTGCTGCCAGATGCCGAGTACGATGCCGTCGCTTTCAGCCTCGCGCCCGGCGAGCGGCTGTTGCTCTATTCCGACGGCGCGACCGAGTGCTTCGACGCCGAACAGGTGGCCTTCGGCGATGACCGGCTGCGCGCGGCCCTGGCCGCCGGGTGCGAACAGCCGCTGGAGCGGATGGTCAGCGGTATCGAGCAGGCATTGCGCGACTGGCAATGCCAGGATGCATCGACGCAGGCAGCGGGTTTTGGCGATGATGTATCACTGCTGGCGATTGAGCGCGCGTGA
- a CDS encoding STAS domain-containing protein, producing MDDLQRKDYPQARVIRLNMGRLTASSAAKVLARVRAAGEGAPALIVDLSEVEFMDSTAIGELVVLTRRLREAGQPYCLAELRPPLMSLARLMRLERALAFCDSVDTALASFAKPAPQG from the coding sequence ATGGACGATCTGCAGCGCAAAGACTATCCACAGGCGCGGGTCATTCGCCTGAACATGGGCCGGCTGACGGCGAGCAGCGCGGCCAAGGTGCTGGCGCGGGTGCGCGCGGCGGGCGAGGGCGCCCCGGCGCTGATCGTCGATCTCAGTGAGGTCGAGTTCATGGACAGCACCGCCATCGGCGAGTTGGTGGTGCTGACCCGTCGGCTGCGCGAGGCCGGCCAGCCCTATTGCCTGGCTGAACTCAGACCGCCGCTGATGAGTCTGGCGCGCCTGATGCGCCTGGAGCGCGCGCTGGCCTTCTGCGACAGCGTCGACACCGCGCTCGCCAGCTTTGCCAAGCCGGCGCCCCAAGGTTGA
- a CDS encoding ATP-binding protein → MSVDGMSAASLESCHELRLEIDSRLECVTPLGICLHALAKQLGFDDMNAYQIQTCCVEAINNAIIHAYAGEPGHPVRVHWQTQGDELIIEIQDRGRAMTTPPPEHEPAPDAENGRGWWIMRQWMDSAEYRDRGELHGVRLRRRIDGLGNRA, encoded by the coding sequence ATGAGCGTTGACGGCATGAGCGCGGCATCGCTTGAGTCTTGCCATGAACTGCGCCTGGAGATCGACAGCCGGCTTGAATGCGTCACGCCCCTTGGCATTTGCCTGCATGCCCTGGCGAAGCAACTCGGCTTCGATGACATGAACGCCTATCAGATTCAAACCTGCTGCGTCGAGGCCATTAACAACGCCATCATCCACGCTTACGCGGGCGAGCCCGGCCACCCGGTGCGCGTGCATTGGCAAACGCAAGGCGATGAGCTGATCATCGAGATCCAGGATCGCGGCCGCGCCATGACCACCCCGCCGCCCGAGCACGAGCCCGCCCCCGATGCCGAGAACGGCCGCGGCTGGTGGATCATGCGCCAATGGATGGATAGCGCCGAGTATCGCGACCGAGGCGAGCTTCATGGCGTCCGGCTGCGCCGCCGCATCGACGGCCTTGGGAATCGCGCCTGA
- a CDS encoding phosphate/phosphite/phosphonate ABC transporter substrate-binding protein codes for MHANLHRPRLSLIALILIALWSLFAVQAWAEDTSPLRFGVVPQQSASRLAALWVPLLTELEQRGAPALVFRTAPDIPTFERRLAAGEYDLAYMNPYHYTVFSQSPGYRAFAKARDQRIQGILVTRRDSDLTALSDLEGADLAFPSPAAFAASILTRANLASAGVSFQPHYVSSHDSVYRGVAKGLYPAGGGVVRTFESVAPDIREQLRIFWTSDGYTPHAFAAHPRLSEETTSAIATAMIGLSEDETGRALLEPLRLPGLEAAEDADWDDVRALDIQLLDDLIE; via the coding sequence ATGCATGCCAACCTCCACCGTCCGCGCCTGTCCCTTATCGCCCTGATACTCATTGCCCTGTGGTCTTTGTTTGCTGTGCAAGCCTGGGCTGAAGATACCTCACCACTGCGGTTCGGCGTGGTGCCCCAGCAGTCCGCCAGTCGCCTGGCCGCGCTCTGGGTGCCCCTGCTGACTGAGCTGGAGCAGCGCGGCGCACCAGCGCTGGTGTTTCGCACCGCCCCGGATATCCCGACCTTCGAGCGCCGTCTGGCGGCTGGCGAGTACGATCTCGCCTACATGAACCCTTATCACTACACGGTGTTCAGCCAGTCGCCCGGCTACCGTGCCTTCGCCAAGGCGCGTGATCAACGGATTCAGGGGATTCTGGTTACCCGACGCGATAGCGACCTAACGGCCTTGAGCGATCTGGAGGGCGCTGATCTGGCCTTCCCGTCCCCGGCCGCCTTCGCCGCCAGTATTCTGACCCGCGCCAACCTCGCCAGCGCTGGCGTCAGCTTTCAGCCGCACTATGTCTCCTCGCACGACTCTGTCTATCGCGGGGTGGCCAAGGGGCTCTATCCGGCTGGCGGCGGGGTGGTGCGCACCTTTGAATCCGTGGCCCCGGACATTCGCGAGCAACTGCGGATTTTCTGGACCAGCGACGGCTACACCCCGCATGCCTTCGCCGCCCATCCACGTTTGTCGGAAGAGACAACCAGCGCCATTGCCACTGCCATGATCGGACTCTCCGAGGATGAGACCGGACGGGCCCTGCTGGAGCCGCTGCGCCTGCCGGGGCTGGAAGCCGCCGAGGATGCCGACTGGGATGATGTGCGCGCGCTGGATATTCAGCTGCTCGACGATCTGATCGAGTAA